The window ATGCACGCGATCATCGCCACCCGGCTCACCGGATGGCTGCTCGCCGCCGGGATTCCCGCCGACCGCATCGCCCAGACGGTCGGCCTGCGTATCCCTGGGGCAGCCGGGAGCACCGGTGGGCGCATTCCTGATCTTGTCGTCTGGAACAAGGCGCAGGCCGATGGGGTGTGGCTACCTGTCACCGATGTCCTGCTGGTAGTGGAGATCATCTCGCCGGGCTCCGAGGCCACCGACACCGTCGCAAAACCGGCCGAGTACGCCGGTGCCGGCATCCCGCAGTACTGGACGATCGGCCAAGATTCGGCGCAGACCGTCACGATGTACCGACACGAGGGTGACCACTACCTGCCCCGGGCCACCATGCCGCTCGCCTGGGTGCTCAACGCCGACCCGGCCGAGCACGACCTCCACTGAAAGGTGCGGGGCCGCCGAGTGGTCCCGGCACGCCGGACGGCGCAACCGGGACCACGGCCAGCGGTCGCCGTACGGCTATCCGACCGCCACCGGCCCGGTGTTGCCGGGCAGCCGGGTCACGCTGGGCGGCAGCTGGGCCGCACCGGCGGACCGGCTCGCCGACGCGTCGGCCGGGCAGAGCGCGCCCAGCAGCAGCGTCTGCCAGGCGACGTCGACCGGGTGCGCGTCCGGGAACCCGATGTCGTAGTGACTGAGGTTGATACCGGTGGAGAGCTGACGTGCGCCGTCCCGGCTGTGCAGTGAGATCGTCAGATGGCCGAGCACCGCGCCGTCGTGTCCCCAGAACTCGCCGCACGGCAGCGGCGCCGAGTAGATGCCGAGACCGTAGCCGCCGAACTGCGGGGCGGACGGGTCGAACGGCACCGTGGTGAGCATCTCGTTGAGGGTGTCCGCGTCGAGCAGTTCACCGTCGAGCAGCGCCCGGTAGAACGTGTTCAGGTCGGCGGTGGTGGAGATCATCTCACCGGCGGTCCACGCCCAGCTCATGTTGAACTCGCCGAGGTCCCGCACACCGAACGACGCGAAGTAGGCGCCGCCGTGCGGGCCACGGATCGTCGGGTCGGCGCCGGGAAAGTAGGTGCCGGTCAGTCGCAACGGCCGCAGGATCCGCCGCTGCACCTCGGTGGTGGGGTCGTTGCCGGTGACCGCCTCGATCAGCAGGCCGGCGAGGACGTAGTTGGTGTTGGAGTAGCTGAACATCGCGCCGGGCGGGTTGGTGCGCGGCATCGCCAGGCCCGTCGCGACCAGCTCCGCCGGCGGGTACGTGGTGACCTGCATCTGGTCGATCGCGGCGTACGAGGTGAGCATCGCATTCGTGTAGTTGCCGATGCCGCTGGTGTGGTTGAGCAGCATCCGTACGGTGACCTGCTCGCCCACCTCGCCGGGAACCGTCTCGGGCAGCCACTGCCCGATGGGGTCGTCGAGCCCGAGCCGGCCTTCGTCGACAAGTTGCAGCACTGTGGCGGCGACGAACGTCTTGGTGGTGCTGCCGATCCGGTGCCGCATCCACGGCTGCATCGGGCGGGGTCGGGTGGCGTACGCGTGGCCGGCAGCGGCCTGCCACTCGTGTCGGCCGTCGCGGACGGCGGCCAGGACGCCGGGTACGCCGGCTTCCGTCACGTCGTCGAGTACGGACTGCAGTGCGGCGCGGTCGATGGCGTCGCCGGGCGAGCCGCCCGACGCGGGTCCACCGGCGGACGGGCCGGTTGACGGGCTGGGTCGCGCGGCGGCGGACGCTGGTACGACGGCGATCGCCGCCACCAGTGTCACGCTGGTGGCGGCGACCCGGAGTGTCCTAAAAAGGCTAGACATATTTACATGTTGCCGGCCTAGCCGATGTGACGCATCGTGCTCAGGTGCGAGAGCCAGCTCCCGCTGGCGGACGACCCGGCCTCCTGCTCACCGACGGTGGTCACTCTGGAGCGAAGACGGTCACTCTGGAGCGGAGACGGTCACCGTTGCCCGCCGCCGTACGGTCAGCAGCAGTGCGACACCGAGCGCCACCGCGACCGCACCGACGCCGACGACCGTGCCGACCGACGCGCCGGTGATCGGCAGTTCGTCGCCGTCGCCGGCCCCGCCGCCACCCGGTTCATCGTCCGGGTCGTCGCCCGCGCCGGTGAAGACGATGGCGACGGTGTTGTTCGACGGGTCGGACTCGGTCGACGGCCCGCCGCTGTCGGCGACGATCGTTCCGTCCGTACCCGGCGTTGATTCGATCTTCAATTGGAGGGTGTGGGTGATCTGCCCGCCGCCGGACGCGGTGGCCGGGAAGATGCTCTCGAAGTTGCACCGCAGTGCCGGTGACTCGGGCAGCCGGGTGCCCGGCTCGCCCTCGGTGTAGCACCAGTCGGACGGCAGCAGGACGGTGCCCGACGGCGCGGTGACGGTCACGCCCGGTCCGCTTCCGTCGGACGGCCCGTTGTTGACGACGGTGAAGGTCAGGTCGACGGTCTCGCCCGGCTCGCCGGTCACCGGCTCGGCCGTGACCGCGATGTCGAACGTGTTCGGCTTGGTGTGTACGGCGAAGTAGTCGACGTTGTCCTCGGTGTCGATCTCCTCAAGGAGCGACGCCGCCGATCGGCCCGCCGATCGGGCCGCCGCCGCCTGAGCATTCGCCAACGCCTCGTTGATCGACTTCCCGCCGGCCGTCGACGCCCGTGCCTGCGCCTGCGCCGGGTCGTCGGCGACCAGTCGCGCCTCGAACGACCCGCTCGTCTGGTCCGGGCCGGCCAGGTTGTTGCCGAAGTACAGGTCGAACAGCGACTCGCCCT is drawn from Micromonospora sp. Llam0 and contains these coding sequences:
- a CDS encoding Uma2 family endonuclease is translated as MSAEAVGRHMPTVITLDDLTAMMAEDEHHRYEISPDQVLSVMPPAGYMHAIIATRLTGWLLAAGIPADRIAQTVGLRIPGAAGSTGGRIPDLVVWNKAQADGVWLPVTDVLLVVEIISPGSEATDTVAKPAEYAGAGIPQYWTIGQDSAQTVTMYRHEGDHYLPRATMPLAWVLNADPAEHDLH
- a CDS encoding serine hydrolase, which encodes MSSLFRTLRVAATSVTLVAAIAVVPASAAARPSPSTGPSAGGPASGGSPGDAIDRAALQSVLDDVTEAGVPGVLAAVRDGRHEWQAAAGHAYATRPRPMQPWMRHRIGSTTKTFVAATVLQLVDEGRLGLDDPIGQWLPETVPGEVGEQVTVRMLLNHTSGIGNYTNAMLTSYAAIDQMQVTTYPPAELVATGLAMPRTNPPGAMFSYSNTNYVLAGLLIEAVTGNDPTTEVQRRILRPLRLTGTYFPGADPTIRGPHGGAYFASFGVRDLGEFNMSWAWTAGEMISTTADLNTFYRALLDGELLDADTLNEMLTTVPFDPSAPQFGGYGLGIYSAPLPCGEFWGHDGAVLGHLTISLHSRDGARQLSTGINLSHYDIGFPDAHPVDVAWQTLLLGALCPADASASRSAGAAQLPPSVTRLPGNTGPVAVG
- a CDS encoding DUF11 domain-containing protein, with the protein product MMLNAAGWGRLGAGTLLAGALVVAAAAPAAAQNPGPDLFVSFDREPVAEVDNSGVTLGMYVYNYGDAPASDVTIVVDATGVDDAVQLAEGYHPGCEITDRVVTCAYGALAAGLTDHIYPVRLASRAGATPGDAGTMTVTISSAEQDANPADNTTTFPVTVLASGPDLVALVDDINTEQDRVGPGDTAPLYAAVLNEGDSTADSYTIGLDLPTGVGFVDEYTDCDYISYWPNDPKTEGYAYGPSRVTCALTIPLAPGETLFLVDEQGESLFDLYFGNNLAGPDQTSGSFEARLVADDPAQAQARASTAGGKSINEALANAQAAAARSAGRSAASLLEEIDTEDNVDYFAVHTKPNTFDIAVTAEPVTGEPGETVDLTFTVVNNGPSDGSGPGVTVTAPSGTVLLPSDWCYTEGEPGTRLPESPALRCNFESIFPATASGGGQITHTLQLKIESTPGTDGTIVADSGGPSTESDPSNNTVAIVFTGAGDDPDDEPGGGGAGDGDELPITGASVGTVVGVGAVAVALGVALLLTVRRRATVTVSAPE